In Rhodococcus antarcticus, one DNA window encodes the following:
- a CDS encoding NAD(P)/FAD-dependent oxidoreductase: MSTTAHHRVVIVGGGNAGISVAARLRRSGVEDVAVIEPSSTHYYQPLWTLVGGGCAPARESMRSEASVMPTGVRWVRDRAEGVDPENRTVSTTGGAVVGYDHLVVSPGLQLDWDTVPGMRAAMDSPNVSSNYTFETAPKTWDLIRTLRSGTAVFTMPSGPIKCAGAPQKIAYLAADYWRQQGVLHDIRVVLVLPTPAMFGVPVFAEELERVVARYGIEVHKSSEVTEIDPDGQKATITNNAEGSSEVLSYDLMHVVPPQSAPDWVKASPLADPANAGGYVQIDKNTMRHTRHDTVFALGDAGSSPNSKTGAAIRKQAPVVVENLLASMKGAPLTASYGGYASCPLTTARNKMLLAEFDYTMTPAPSIPFIDTTHERRDMWLLKRYGLPALYWNAILSGRA, translated from the coding sequence GTGAGCACCACCGCGCACCACCGTGTCGTCATCGTCGGCGGCGGCAACGCCGGCATCTCCGTCGCCGCCCGCCTGAGGAGGTCCGGGGTCGAGGACGTCGCGGTCATCGAGCCCTCCAGCACGCACTACTACCAGCCGCTGTGGACCCTCGTCGGGGGTGGTTGCGCCCCGGCGCGGGAGAGCATGCGCTCGGAGGCCAGCGTGATGCCCACCGGGGTGAGGTGGGTCCGGGACCGCGCTGAGGGTGTTGACCCGGAGAACCGGACCGTCAGCACCACGGGCGGGGCGGTGGTGGGCTACGACCACCTCGTGGTCAGCCCGGGCCTGCAGCTGGACTGGGACACGGTCCCCGGGATGCGGGCGGCGATGGACTCCCCGAACGTCTCCTCCAACTACACCTTCGAGACCGCTCCCAAGACGTGGGACCTCATCCGCACCCTGCGCTCGGGCACCGCGGTGTTCACCATGCCGTCGGGTCCGATCAAGTGCGCCGGCGCCCCACAGAAGATCGCCTACCTCGCCGCCGACTACTGGCGACAGCAGGGCGTCCTGCACGACATCCGGGTCGTGCTCGTGCTGCCCACCCCCGCCATGTTCGGGGTGCCCGTGTTCGCCGAGGAGCTCGAGCGGGTCGTGGCCCGCTACGGCATCGAGGTCCACAAGAGCAGCGAGGTCACCGAGATCGACCCCGACGGGCAGAAGGCCACCATCACCAACAACGCCGAGGGCTCCTCGGAGGTCCTCTCCTACGACCTGATGCACGTGGTGCCGCCGCAGTCGGCCCCGGACTGGGTCAAGGCCAGCCCCCTGGCCGACCCGGCCAACGCCGGGGGCTACGTGCAGATCGACAAGAACACGATGCGCCACACCCGTCACGACACCGTCTTCGCCCTCGGCGACGCCGGCTCGTCCCCGAACTCCAAGACCGGGGCCGCGATCCGCAAGCAGGCCCCCGTCGTCGTGGAGAACCTCCTCGCCAGCATGAAGGGCGCACCCCTGACCGCGAGCTACGGCGGCTACGCCTCCTGCCCGCTGACCACCGCGCGCAACAAGATGCTGCTGGCCGAGTTCGACTACACCATGACCCCCGCACCGAGCATCCCCTTCATCGACACCACCCACGAACGCCGTGACATGTGGCTGCTCAAGCGCTACGGCCTGCCCGCCCTGTACTGGAACGCCATCCTGTCCGGGCGGGCCTGA
- a CDS encoding rhodanese-like domain-containing protein, protein MSNAAPDVPQVTPSRARALLDGGALLLDVREDDEWSAGHAAGAMHVPLGQVGSVELPRDRTVVVVCRSGGRSSKAVTALSATGVQAVNFEGGMTAWAAAGFPMVAATGAEPQVI, encoded by the coding sequence ATGAGCAACGCCGCACCGGACGTCCCGCAGGTCACTCCGTCCAGGGCCCGGGCCCTGCTGGACGGCGGGGCGCTGCTGCTGGACGTCCGGGAGGACGACGAGTGGAGTGCCGGTCACGCTGCCGGGGCGATGCACGTCCCCCTCGGCCAGGTCGGATCGGTCGAGCTCCCCCGCGATCGCACCGTGGTCGTCGTGTGCCGCTCCGGCGGCCGGTCATCCAAGGCCGTTACCGCCCTCAGTGCGACAGGGGTGCAGGCCGTGAACTTCGAGGGGGGCATGACAGCGTGGGCCGCGGCCGGGTTCCCCATGGTCGCCGCCACCGGAGCAGAGCCGCAGGTGATCTGA
- a CDS encoding sulfite exporter TauE/SafE family protein, with protein MLVVTLLAGVVIGLSLGALGGGGSILTVPVLVYLLHEQPRVATTASLVIVGVTAILAATSHARSGRVRWRAALVFGALGIAASFGGAKVNRLVDPSVLLLSFAALMLVAATAMILRTRGSSTTTAPAAHELATVGAGQPGPDTHPHARHEEPTGGSSRASTAGKVLVAALVVGFLTGFLGVGGGFIIVPALVLALRYEMAVAVGTSLVVISITSLGAFLERLGTTEIPWHTIVPFTIAAVLGSFAGKRVSDTVSGPTLTRAFAGLLVLVAAYVAVQAGTSL; from the coding sequence GTGCTGGTCGTCACCCTGCTCGCCGGGGTGGTCATCGGGCTGAGCCTGGGCGCCCTGGGTGGCGGCGGTTCGATCCTCACCGTCCCGGTGCTGGTCTACCTGCTGCACGAGCAGCCCCGGGTGGCCACCACTGCGTCCCTGGTCATCGTCGGGGTCACCGCCATCCTCGCCGCCACCAGCCACGCCCGCTCCGGCCGCGTCCGATGGAGGGCAGCTCTGGTGTTCGGGGCCCTCGGCATCGCCGCCTCGTTCGGCGGTGCGAAGGTCAACCGGCTCGTCGACCCCAGCGTCCTACTGCTCAGCTTCGCCGCACTCATGCTCGTCGCCGCCACCGCCATGATCCTCCGGACCCGCGGCAGCTCAACAACGACCGCACCCGCGGCACACGAGCTCGCCACGGTCGGTGCGGGCCAACCAGGCCCAGACACCCACCCCCACGCGCGACACGAAGAGCCCACCGGCGGAAGTAGCCGGGCCTCGACCGCGGGCAAAGTCCTGGTCGCCGCCCTGGTCGTCGGGTTCCTCACCGGGTTCCTCGGCGTCGGCGGCGGGTTCATCATCGTCCCCGCCCTCGTCCTGGCCCTGCGCTACGAGATGGCGGTGGCGGTGGGGACCTCCCTCGTCGTCATCTCCATCACCAGCCTCGGGGCGTTCCTCGAACGCCTCGGAACCACCGAGATCCCCTGGCACACCATCGTCCCGTTCACCATCGCCGCGGTCCTGGGGTCCTTCGCCGGCAAACGGGTCAGCGACACCGTGTCCGGCCCGACCCTGACCCGGGCCTTCGCCGGGCTCCTCGTCCTCGTCGCCGCCTACGTCGCCGTCCAGGCCGGCACCTCCCTCTGA
- a CDS encoding SAM-dependent methyltransferase has protein sequence MTDPTPRDTTSDTPVAGDTPVAGDAPVAGDAATHWEGFYRESTPRWSGRPNPVLVDVVGPRPPGRALDLGCGEGGDVLWLAERGFTVTGVDISATVVDRARAHAAEAGLAHRVTIERHDLAATFPTGEFDLVSAQYLHSPAELPRADILRRAALAVAPGGTLLIVGHAALPPWAPDPTANIAFPSPQDVLADLALPPQLWRTERAETTARQATGPDGHAGTLTDSVVVLTRSMSDQ, from the coding sequence ATGACCGACCCCACACCCCGCGACACCACCAGCGACACCCCAGTGGCCGGGGACACCCCCGTGGCCGGGGACGCCCCGGTGGCCGGGGACGCCGCCACCCATTGGGAGGGTTTCTACCGGGAGTCCACTCCACGGTGGAGCGGCCGGCCCAACCCCGTCCTCGTGGACGTGGTGGGACCCCGCCCCCCGGGACGCGCCCTCGACCTGGGCTGCGGTGAGGGCGGTGACGTCCTGTGGCTGGCCGAGCGCGGCTTCACCGTCACCGGGGTCGACATCTCCGCCACCGTCGTCGACCGGGCCCGGGCCCACGCCGCCGAGGCAGGGCTCGCCCACCGGGTCACCATCGAGCGCCACGACCTCGCCGCGACGTTCCCCACCGGAGAGTTCGACCTCGTCTCGGCCCAGTACCTGCACTCCCCGGCCGAGCTTCCCCGCGCCGACATCCTGCGGCGCGCCGCCCTCGCCGTCGCCCCCGGCGGGACGCTGCTCATCGTGGGTCACGCCGCACTGCCCCCGTGGGCGCCGGACCCCACGGCCAACATCGCCTTCCCGAGCCCCCAGGACGTCCTCGCCGACCTCGCCCTGCCCCCGCAGCTGTGGCGGACCGAGCGCGCAGAGACCACCGCCCGGCAGGCGACCGGTCCCGACGGGCACGCTGGCACCCTCACCGACTCCGTCGTCGTGCTCACCAGGTCCATGTCTGACCAGTAG
- a CDS encoding MarR family winged helix-turn-helix transcriptional regulator, with protein sequence MAPAGLGFLLGAAHRTRRRVWEATLVDLDLTAPEAAALRAITAHPGIGLRQLSRALVTDVMNARRLSVSLIQAGLCENRPDPQDARRRPLHPTPAGQTLALVVADRAVGSEQELRQLLGGDTYATVLSGLRRLADHDPPLTTPGSLRAGAHPPDNPPEEKP encoded by the coding sequence GTGGCACCCGCCGGGCTGGGGTTCCTGCTCGGGGCTGCGCACCGCACGCGACGGCGGGTGTGGGAGGCGACCCTGGTCGACCTTGACCTCACCGCGCCTGAGGCGGCGGCACTGCGGGCCATCACCGCCCACCCCGGAATCGGTCTGCGTCAGCTCTCCCGTGCCCTCGTCACCGACGTGATGAACGCCCGACGACTCTCGGTGTCCCTGATCCAGGCGGGCCTGTGCGAGAACCGACCCGACCCCCAGGACGCGCGGCGGCGCCCGCTGCACCCCACACCGGCCGGGCAGACCCTCGCCCTCGTGGTCGCCGACCGCGCCGTCGGCAGCGAGCAGGAGCTGCGCCAGCTGCTCGGCGGCGACACCTACGCCACCGTCCTGTCCGGTCTGCGCCGCCTCGCCGACCACGACCCCCCGCTCACGACGCCGGGCAGTCTCCGCGCCGGCGCTCATCCGCCTGACAACCCACCCGAGGAGAAGCCCTGA
- a CDS encoding carboxymuconolactone decarboxylase family protein has translation MDGTRAEAVREHYRRTFGSVPVGIEERLTVATATGRLDAVDAVEELRRVLLRENPLEPRVQQLVHFAQLVALGHAGPARLHARGAVRAGASVVDLVGVAETSLVTAGMPAYSLAVSIVAEQDRAALTGP, from the coding sequence GTGGACGGCACCCGCGCAGAGGCCGTCCGGGAGCACTACCGCCGCACGTTCGGCAGTGTGCCCGTCGGGATCGAGGAGCGTCTGACGGTGGCGACGGCGACCGGTCGGCTCGACGCGGTCGACGCCGTCGAGGAGCTGCGCAGGGTCCTGCTGCGGGAGAACCCCCTCGAGCCCCGGGTCCAGCAGCTGGTGCACTTCGCCCAGCTCGTGGCCCTGGGCCATGCCGGCCCGGCCCGGTTGCACGCCCGGGGCGCTGTGCGCGCCGGGGCGTCGGTGGTCGACCTCGTGGGGGTGGCCGAGACGTCCCTGGTGACGGCGGGGATGCCGGCCTACTCGCTCGCCGTGAGCATCGTCGCCGAGCAGGATCGGGCTGCGCTGACGGGCCCATGA
- a CDS encoding class II aldolase/adducin family protein, with translation MTTDEVVEAASLDAEGRRSVLAAVDLLFAAAVMSHSGHANLSARIDEDTFLLTTSGTVRDLRADQLATLTLDGEVVAGELTAENAEIVDMHAVVYRARPEVGAIIHTHSPAATGFALANQELPCRAEPLLRFGQAQPVPVVPWGPRGSGASVRGISAVLATQPTTSAVLLANHGLLAFGPDPVAAARLVVAIEESAEAELAAAALGGAVDFPDGALEAVVESMTRARS, from the coding sequence ATGACTACAGATGAAGTGGTTGAGGCGGCGTCCCTCGACGCCGAGGGGCGGCGGTCGGTCCTCGCCGCGGTCGACCTGCTGTTCGCTGCTGCGGTGATGTCGCACTCCGGGCACGCCAACCTGAGCGCCCGCATCGACGAGGACACCTTCCTGCTGACCACCAGCGGCACGGTTCGTGACCTCCGCGCCGACCAGCTGGCCACGCTCACCCTCGACGGTGAGGTCGTTGCCGGTGAGCTGACCGCGGAGAACGCGGAGATCGTGGACATGCACGCCGTGGTCTACCGGGCGCGCCCGGAGGTGGGGGCGATCATCCACACCCACTCCCCGGCCGCGACCGGTTTCGCCCTCGCGAACCAGGAGCTGCCGTGCCGTGCGGAGCCGCTGCTGCGCTTCGGGCAGGCGCAACCTGTCCCGGTGGTGCCCTGGGGTCCTCGGGGGTCGGGTGCGTCGGTGCGGGGGATCTCCGCTGTCCTGGCCACCCAGCCCACGACGTCGGCGGTGCTGCTGGCCAACCACGGCCTGTTGGCGTTCGGGCCTGACCCGGTCGCTGCGGCGCGACTGGTCGTTGCCATCGAGGAGTCCGCCGAGGCGGAGCTCGCCGCGGCCGCGCTCGGTGGGGCCGTCGACTTCCCCGACGGTGCGCTGGAGGCTGTGGTGGAGTCCATGACCCGGGCCCGGTCGTGA
- a CDS encoding DsrE family protein encodes MRTDEQRPGLVIHASSGEPDALRAVLRYAANFVAAGDGTRRVDVVVHGPALDLVLADSDLREQVSELHGAGLVMFSACANTMAGRGVTAGDLHPATEVVPAAVVHLAQRQWDGWAYLRP; translated from the coding sequence GTGCGAACAGATGAGCAGCGACCGGGTCTGGTCATCCACGCCAGCAGCGGCGAACCGGATGCGTTGCGCGCCGTGTTGCGCTACGCCGCGAACTTTGTCGCAGCGGGCGACGGCACACGGAGGGTCGACGTCGTGGTCCATGGCCCGGCTCTGGATCTCGTGCTTGCCGACTCGGATCTGCGGGAGCAGGTCAGCGAGCTGCACGGCGCTGGGCTCGTGATGTTCAGCGCGTGCGCCAACACCATGGCCGGTCGCGGTGTCACCGCTGGAGATCTTCACCCGGCCACCGAGGTGGTGCCTGCAGCCGTGGTGCACCTCGCGCAGCGTCAGTGGGACGGGTGGGCATACCTACGTCCGTAG
- a CDS encoding addiction module antidote protein: MSTDAETFTPFDTANYLDTVDDVAAYLEAIIDEADDDPTVIAQALGSIARSRNFSQIARQAGMSREGLYKALSADGNPSLATVIKVSHALGLRLHFEAIA, from the coding sequence ATGAGCACCGACGCCGAAACCTTCACCCCGTTCGACACGGCGAACTACCTCGACACCGTCGACGACGTGGCTGCCTACCTGGAAGCGATCATCGACGAGGCCGACGACGACCCGACGGTCATCGCCCAGGCGCTGGGCTCGATCGCCCGCTCCCGGAACTTCAGCCAGATCGCCCGGCAGGCGGGGATGAGCCGCGAAGGGCTCTACAAGGCCCTCTCCGCCGACGGCAACCCCAGCCTCGCCACCGTCATCAAGGTCTCCCACGCCCTCGGGCTGCGGCTGCACTTCGAAGCCATCGCCTAA
- a CDS encoding relaxase/mobilization nuclease domain-containing protein, producing MITAAKKGSRTRGLVEYLFGPGRAEEHTDQRIAAAWSGAWEGLERPDEVQRALLAAELDAPLETLRGLVGEQGPARHVYHLSISNHAEDRTLTDEEWAVVAHTVADRLGFSETDTRAGVRWIAVHHGAASEGRDHIHLQATLVREDGRAVHLSNDYRTLREVATDMRARFGLEVRTRDVGAGTPPLSRVEVQRQNTTRQESDREKLRRVVRACGTASRTEAEFVTMAGEHGVIVRPRWDTGTGRTAVVGYSVARPSTPGSGEDLVWFGGGKLGRDLTLPALRAGWTADPGAVPAWRAVDSPAARPGPSRLGRVRPGPGLTAGGDTQEVAAARAVHQVREALRAVPVGDAQAWSAAARDGAGVLAAAAQGRPGGTWARVGQAAHALGAAVEKTPGRHVGPSVGEGGLQTAARAMLSVAAATTEGAGTAVLLTQVLRLSESIAQAHAQAGRLVLARAAAAAAERNTAALARVGGPVELGPVLTPEQVAMARVMDTARQAARTGISPGVASGDQPVPGVRRNNERDTERGMGS from the coding sequence GTGATCACCGCGGCGAAGAAGGGCTCCCGCACCCGCGGCCTGGTGGAGTACCTGTTCGGGCCGGGTCGGGCGGAGGAGCACACCGACCAGCGGATCGCGGCGGCGTGGTCGGGTGCGTGGGAGGGGTTGGAGCGGCCGGACGAGGTGCAGCGGGCGTTGCTCGCCGCCGAGCTCGACGCACCCCTGGAGACGCTGCGCGGGTTGGTGGGGGAGCAGGGACCGGCCCGGCACGTCTACCACCTGTCGATCAGCAACCACGCCGAGGACCGCACCCTGACCGACGAGGAGTGGGCGGTCGTTGCGCACACCGTCGCTGACCGGCTGGGATTCTCCGAGACCGACACCCGGGCCGGGGTCCGGTGGATCGCCGTGCACCACGGGGCGGCGTCGGAGGGCCGCGACCACATCCACCTGCAGGCCACCCTGGTCCGGGAGGACGGGCGGGCAGTGCACCTGTCCAACGACTACCGGACCCTGCGCGAGGTGGCCACCGACATGCGGGCGCGGTTCGGGTTGGAGGTCCGGACCCGGGACGTGGGGGCGGGCACCCCACCCCTGTCGCGGGTGGAGGTGCAGCGGCAGAACACCACACGCCAGGAGTCCGACCGGGAGAAGCTCCGCCGGGTGGTGCGGGCCTGCGGGACCGCGTCCCGCACCGAGGCGGAGTTCGTGACCATGGCCGGTGAGCATGGGGTGATCGTGCGGCCGAGGTGGGACACCGGGACCGGGCGCACCGCGGTCGTCGGGTACTCGGTGGCGCGGCCGTCGACGCCGGGGTCGGGGGAGGACCTGGTGTGGTTCGGGGGCGGCAAGCTCGGCCGCGACCTGACCCTGCCCGCACTCCGGGCGGGCTGGACCGCGGACCCGGGTGCGGTGCCGGCGTGGCGGGCCGTCGACAGCCCTGCGGCACGGCCGGGCCCGTCACGGTTGGGGCGGGTACGGCCGGGGCCGGGGTTGACCGCGGGTGGCGACACCCAGGAGGTGGCGGCGGCGCGGGCGGTGCACCAGGTGCGGGAAGCGCTGCGGGCGGTCCCGGTGGGCGACGCGCAAGCGTGGTCGGCGGCGGCCCGGGACGGGGCCGGGGTCCTCGCGGCCGCGGCCCAGGGACGCCCCGGCGGTACCTGGGCGCGGGTGGGTCAGGCGGCGCATGCCCTGGGCGCGGCGGTGGAGAAGACCCCCGGCCGGCACGTGGGTCCGTCGGTGGGTGAGGGCGGGTTGCAGACGGCGGCGCGGGCGATGCTCTCGGTCGCCGCGGCCACTACCGAGGGGGCGGGGACGGCGGTGCTGCTGACGCAGGTGCTGCGGTTGTCGGAGTCCATCGCGCAGGCCCACGCCCAGGCCGGGCGGCTGGTGCTCGCCCGGGCCGCCGCGGCGGCGGCCGAGCGCAACACCGCGGCGCTGGCCCGGGTTGGGGGACCGGTGGAGCTGGGCCCGGTCCTGACCCCGGAGCAGGTGGCCATGGCGCGGGTGATGGACACCGCGCGGCAGGCGGCACGGACCGGGATCAGTCCCGGAGTGGCTTCCGGGGACCAGCCGGTTCCCGGGGTACGCAGGAACAACGAGCGGGACACGGAGCGGGGGATGGGCAGTTGA
- a CDS encoding rhodanese-like domain-containing protein, which translates to MDTTWGEVQPWEAAPGVRTIGELELVELAGNGAALIDCRVPDSTGGVSIPGAVSVPHGEVLARRAELDPAGLSILFCNGPQCPQSPWAIHTLVESGFPAHALIYYRGGMHDWVTLAMPTQPTALPPA; encoded by the coding sequence GTGGACACGACGTGGGGAGAGGTGCAGCCCTGGGAGGCGGCGCCCGGGGTACGCACCATCGGCGAACTGGAACTTGTGGAGCTGGCAGGCAATGGGGCTGCGCTCATCGACTGCCGGGTGCCTGACTCCACCGGCGGCGTGAGCATCCCCGGAGCCGTCAGCGTGCCGCACGGAGAGGTCCTCGCCCGCCGCGCCGAACTCGACCCGGCGGGTTTGTCCATCCTGTTCTGCAACGGCCCGCAGTGCCCCCAATCACCGTGGGCGATCCATACCTTGGTCGAATCCGGCTTTCCGGCGCACGCCCTCATCTACTACCGCGGCGGCATGCACGACTGGGTCACCCTCGCCATGCCGACTCAGCCGACAGCCCTCCCGCCGGCATGA
- a CDS encoding rhomboid-like protein, whose product MIALATALVALWYALRAAARWSPRAGSVVTQLSPHTRRLHAWVLSAPATFTYIAVFSASTVIARDAPSHLISMLTVRQGTSPTRLAADPTVLLTSALWVANGGAASGLYAAVFATVVAWAERRYGTPRIVLIGAAGHVLGSLLTAVILQRAIASGYLSDRLARTADVGVSYVLVAGVAAAVILVHGWRRTAGATALAAALLIPLAVNRTIWDLGHVLAALCGLAAAMVSLAIAPTRASSWREPPRGDLDARPLSGTQTP is encoded by the coding sequence ATGATCGCGCTGGCCACCGCGCTAGTCGCGTTGTGGTACGCGCTCAGGGCAGCGGCGCGCTGGTCACCCCGCGCTGGCTCGGTGGTGACCCAGCTGAGTCCACATACTCGGAGGCTGCATGCCTGGGTGCTCTCGGCACCGGCAACGTTCACCTATATCGCTGTCTTTTCGGCATCGACCGTCATAGCCCGCGACGCACCCTCACACCTGATCAGCATGCTGACCGTGCGCCAGGGCACCAGCCCGACACGACTAGCGGCCGACCCCACGGTCCTGCTGACCAGCGCGCTGTGGGTCGCCAACGGAGGTGCCGCCTCGGGCCTGTACGCGGCGGTGTTCGCCACCGTGGTGGCATGGGCCGAACGCCGGTACGGGACACCGAGGATTGTGCTCATCGGCGCGGCCGGACACGTACTGGGGTCGCTGTTGACCGCGGTGATCTTGCAACGGGCGATCGCCAGCGGCTACCTATCCGACCGGTTGGCCCGCACCGCTGACGTCGGGGTGAGCTATGTGCTGGTCGCAGGCGTCGCCGCCGCCGTCATCCTCGTGCACGGTTGGCGCCGAACCGCGGGGGCAACGGCGCTCGCCGCTGCCTTGCTGATCCCGCTTGCGGTGAACCGCACCATCTGGGACCTCGGCCATGTCCTGGCCGCGCTGTGCGGCCTCGCGGCGGCCATGGTGTCGCTCGCCATCGCCCCCACCCGAGCCAGTAGCTGGCGTGAACCACCGCGCGGCGACCTCGACGCTCGTCCGCTCAGCGGGACACAGACCCCCTGA